From the genome of Lampris incognitus isolate fLamInc1 chromosome 17, fLamInc1.hap2, whole genome shotgun sequence:
ccgttgcctaccaacacggggatcgccggttcgaatccccgtgttacctccggcttggtcgggcgtccctacagacacagttggccgtgtctgcgggtgggaagccggatgtgggtatgtgtcccggtcgctgcgctagcgcctcctctggtcggtcggggcgcctgttcggagggggaactgggggggggggacagcgagattctcccacgcgctacctccccctggcgaaactcctcactgtcaggtgaaaagaagcggctggcgactccacgtgtatgggaggaggcatgtggtagtctgcagccctccccggatcggcagaggggggtggagcagcgaccgggacggctcgggagagtggggtaattggacggctacaattggggagaaaaaaaaggggggggtaaaacaACTCAATAACTCATACCCTGACTACCAACGCTGCACCGCCAGCACGAAAAGAGGGGGGTTTGGTTAAACTAACCGGGATCTGGAAGAACCGCGACGATGGCTGGCGATCCCTTTAGCGCGCGGCGCCAGCGGAGGACGGCGCGCGTCGCGAACACTTTGAGCGCGAGCCTCTTTTCACTGAACGCCTAAGTGATCGTGAAATGGCTTGGCCGCTCGAGCAAGAGAGGTGGTCGATCGACAGAGGCGAATGCGTGAACGCTGGGTTCCTATAACCAAAGTCTGTGAGATGTCGCTGCTCGTCAGAAGCACGTGATTGGCTCGGCTACTTCCGCCGTAACCTGAGCGAGTCCCTGCGTCTGGTCCGCGGTACCGAGGCTTCTGTCCAAAGCAGTGTAATGCTAGTCGTTATAGGTCGTAGCCCCTGCGCTGATTGTTCCTCACAGTCGGCGGCAGATCACTGCCATCCAAAGTCCTGGCCGGCCATCTGATAGAAGCGCTGGTTGTGGGGCTTGTAGAAGTCCCTCAGTCTGTGGACCACCTCGGGGTCGATGGAGGCGTGCGTCCTCCCCTTGGTCTTGCCCAGACAGTGGGGCTTGCTGCTGCCCTCCGGCTTCTTCAGACAGGGGAAGCCTTTGGTCTTGTTGAAGTAGAAGTGTTTGTCCGTGATGATCCTCTGGAGGCCCAGGAAGTCCTGGACCTTCCCCAGCTCTCCAGACGGATCTGAAATGAGCTTCTCCCCGCTGACCAGGTGGATCTGAGCCCGGGGGAACCAGGCCAGCCAGCGCTCCAGGTGCTGGGCGTACAGGCCGATCCACAGCGGGCTCCACATCGTGTCGATCTGCCCTGGAGACGGAAACACAGACAAAGGACACGCTTCTTAAAAATCACGATATCGATATCTTGAAAAGGATCGTCATAACCTTGTGAGATGCGGAGCACCTTCATACATCTGGCCTCGAACCCACTCACTCGCGTTTAGCTGTACCAGCTGGGGGGGATTCAGCCGGTGGTTGCTAAACCCTCCAAAAATGTTGATGTGAGTGTATGTAAAAATACATGCCGTTAAGGGTTTTACTAGTTTATATGTAACATTATACTCCCCATTAGTGAGGAAAGTGACAAAATAGgattttctacccccccccccccactattctCTCTTAGACTCTCTCGTATTCAGAACCATGAGCTGTGCAAAGTCTGCAACCGCACAGGGCCTCGCCCCTGGCCTGCAATCTTGCAGGGGgtttttccacacacacacacacacacacacacacatatatatatatatatatatatatatatatatatatatatatatatatatatatatatataatgtttttatgactgttcttgacccaacataCTTCTAAAAAGGAATTTCCTGTGTGTCAATTCCGTTATGCATCGCCAAGGTCGCATGAAGCATTTAGCAAATTATTCGGGTTTGTTCATTTTCTATATTGCGTCGTTACGTAGTGCGTCTCGCTGCTCACTGcaggggagaaggagaaggggggcAACGATGTCGGCTGCAGGAGAGCGCGACCGATTTCGGTCGCAAACAGAAGGGAGACTGTCTGAAGTCGCTGCGAGGATCCCTGGATAAATCCGCCAGCACTTCCGGAGAGGTGGCGGCGGAGCAGGTGTCTGAAGCTAGCGGGCGCGTGCGACCAGGCTACGTGTAATAACCGGCCTGGAAATTGATCTAAAATCTGCATGACATGtaggctatagacctgaaatatttgccccccccccccctccttttctccccaattgtactcggccaatacccccactcttccgagccgtcccggtcgctgctccgccccctctgccgatccggggggggctgcgggctaccacatacctcctccgaggtagttccagttccccctccctcccgaacaggcgccccgaccgaccagaggaggcgctagtgcagcgaccaggacacacccgggtccgtcttcctacccgcagacacggccaattgcgtctgtagggacgcccgaccaaggcggggggtaacatggggattcgaaccggcgatccccgtgttggtaggcaacggaatagaccgctacgccacccagacgctccTAGACTTGAAATACTAAATCAGCATGCTGAAAtgaagtgacagctgagctgacttgacgTGAAACCAGTGGTGCTACGGTTGAATCTTTCCCCTTTGGAAGACTGCCATAGCCAACACGTCATAGCTGAGACGATGTGCATGATGCTGCTGCACTGTTCTACTTGTGGAAAATGTATTGCACCGAAATTACCTATGCAGTAGGACTAGAATCGCTGCATGTGTATGATTCATGTGCATGTATACGTCAACAAGCACGGCTTCagccctgcagccctccccggatggagcagcgaccggaagaaAGGGTGCAGGCATTACGAGGCCTACCTCCATTTACAAACAGTACAATGGTCCCCTATCGCTCTGTTCGCACCAAAGTTGCACTAGAGCggtgcttcacatctatgacacccttgttcatcgtcatcatcatcatcatcatcatcatggccgATAATGCCGTCGGCATCATTATCAAACATGAGCCCTGTCGCTGTCATCATCAATATCAGTCTCGTTATAGAATGAGTACCTGCGGAGCGGTTTTTGAAGGCGAGGTTCTCAAACGGAGGGATGTCCGGGGTCTTGGAGATGATCTGCGTGTAGTCAGATATGGCCCGGGTCACGGGGTCACGGACCACCACAATCAGCTTTACATCCTGTGACATAGCGTGGACCCGCGCAGGGGTCTCCACCGTGACGAAGTAACGCGGGGTCTTCTCCATGACGATCTGGCCGTCCAGGGCTTTGGGCATCACGCTTCTGGGGAGGGAGGAAAGCAGCAGTCCCACTTTTACAAGCGGATCTGAAGAACAAAAGACCCTAAAAGACTTCGAGAAACTACAGGAAATATTATTAGCTGCGATTAATGACACGGACAAtgatcttaccccccccccctttttcttccctgttgtacttggccaatgagcccggtcgctgctccgcccccctctgccgatccggggagggctgcagactaccacgtgcctcctccgatacatgtggagtcaccagccgcgcctttttcacctgacagtgaggagtttcaccagggggacgtaacgcgtgggaggatcacgctattcccccccagccccccccccctaacaggcgcccctaccgaccagaggaggcgctagcgcagcgaccaggacacatacccacatccggcttcccacccgcagacacggccagttgtgtcctggaggtaacgcggggattcgaaccggcgatccccgtgttggtaggcaagctcTTTTTTCTCTTTGATGAAAGTACCTGACCTGCTGCGTATCACTGAAAACATGTATTAGCGAGAGATAGATACCCTTACATAGATCTGTCAGCATCGTCAATTATacggcgcgcgcacgcacgcacgcacgcacgcgtgcacgcacgcacacagagggAACGCTTGATTCAGCCTACACCTTGCGGAGGCCTTGCCAGACAGTGAGTGGCTCGGTATACGGAGGCCCGGTGCCAGAGCCCGGGAGGACGGCCGCGCAACATAAACAGATCAGACACAGTTTTAATCTTCCCCCTCACCTCCAGCGCCACATCAGAAGCCCAGCAGATGGGACTCGTTTACACATAAATGACTCAGCGAGTCCCACGGGACCGGCTGGCAACTCTTTTACATCTGCTGGTACACCTGGCGCACACCTgaccagtaacacacacacacacacacacacacacactcacacacggccTCCATTTTGTTTTGAGTCACGGTCTCATGTGGCTTTAAACCGGAGCTTAAGGGGTCCGTTTAGGTAGTCTGAGTGTGTCTGCAGAGCTGGTCTGGCCAGCAGTCTGGTGTCCCCGCACAAAGCTCGTGGGGGCAAGGCTATGAGTGATTAAGCGTCAGCAACTAAAGGGTTTATAAGGGTGTCCATCTGACCTCCACTGCGGCTGATTTTGAAACACCTTGACGGGATTGTCTACATCTCTGTGTACCCTCCTCGAGAAACCACACGGAAACGGGACACAGTACTGGTCTTTATAGACACGGGGCTGTGCttgagggatgggggggggtagtgGCATAAAGGATACAGACAAGACAGCAGGagtggaaggagggacagaggGAGGATGGAGATGGGACTGTGCAGGAGCGGTCAGACAAGACAGCAGGagtggaaggagggacagaggGAGGATGGAGATGGGACTGTGCAGGAGCGGTGCAGGGAGGACAGGATGCTGAGCGTGTCCTCGGGTGGGGAGGGGGCTTTGGTTTCAGCTGCTTTCTGCAACGCGACCTCCTGGCAATACATCCGTCCCTCCGGCCAGCCCCACGTGAACAGAAAAGGACCCACAAACACTCACTCAGGAGTACATGCacaaaacatgcacgcacgcacacatgcatgcacacgcgcgcgcacacacacacacacacacacacacacacacacacacacacacacacacacacacacacgagtagtGAGTGATTTCATGTGATCTGAGCAGTGTGAGCAGCTTCCTTTTAACTGTGATCCCCCCCAGCCTCGCACACATGCAGCGCACACCTAAACACAGATACGCAACCCTGTCATGCATGCCCTcaaaccctgcacacacacacacacacgcacccacacatgcacgcactgTCATGCATGCCCTcaaaccctgcacacacacacgcgcgcacgcacacatgcacgcactgtCATGCATGCCCTcaaaccctgcacacacacacatggacgcaCTGTCATGCGTGCCCTcaaaccctgcacacacacaaacacggacacacatacacgcacgcaaacATGCACGCACTGTCATGCGTGCCCTcaaaccctgcacacacacaaacacggacacacatacacgcacgcaaacATGCACGCACTGTCATGCGTGCCCTcaaaccctgcacacacacaaacacgcacacacatacacgcacgcaaacATGCACGCACTGTCATGCGTGCCCTCAAACCcgtcacacacgcacgcaaacatgcacgcacatatataaacacacactgtCATGCATGCACTCAAaccctgcacacatacacacatatgcgcgcgcgcgcacacacacacacacacacagcaaaaaacaaaaacacagtcattATACTAGTCATTAGTCAAGCGTTTGCGTTTTGTTCCTCCAACCTCCCAGTGGACCTCTCTCGCACGCtctaacacacgcgcacacatacacacacacacacacacacacacacccacacacacgtacacacaacagATTCAAAATTACACAAACACTCCGCTCGCCTCATAGATAAGATGTGAGTGCTGGGTGTGGTGGAATTGAAGATAATCCATTaaagattgtgtgtgtttgtctgactgcgggtgtgtgtgtgtgtgtgtgtgtgtgtgtgtgtgtgttacagcagtTGTTAGCGTGGTTCAGCGATGCAGGAATGGTGCAGGTGGTATACACACACCCGTCTGTCTGCACATAGCACGgagagcaaaacaaaaaacaaaacaaaacaaacgaggATGTGCAGAATATATCCATATTACGAGCATCCGGgtatcgtagcggtctattccgttgcctaccaacacgggggtcgccggttcgaatccccgtgttacctccggcctggtcgggtgtccctacagacacaattggccgtgtctgcgggtgggaagccggatatggggatgtgacctggtcgctgcgctggtgtcagaagtgggatggtgagaccacgaggccgtcggaagcgcgtgtgcccagaggcgcgaGAGAGccggtatgctgaagcgtggggacgcgcctCCCAaaacagaggggaggggggggggggtagtgtaacgaccacggatgtgtagactcgctagctagcccttggctaacggggcgcaccctttagtcgactggttaacgtagtcgcccgcggtgcgggagacccgggttcgcgtcccagctgcggcagaaAAAACTACATATTGATGACCACGTCTATAACTTCATTTCTCCTCTAACCCCAAAAGAATTGGTCCTACAATGCTTTAGCTGAAACAACAGGggaacaacaataataatcataatcctaATGTAGGAAAACTGATGTCCAGCAGTTGGATGGCCCAACGAGTCGGCAGCCATACATCCTCCGTGGAGCTGCCGCGGGCGGGCTCACACCTTTCATGTACCGTTAAGTGTGAGAACAAACAGCCAATATAAGAACAGGGGGGATTAGCAGAGCCGCTTATAATACGCCCCTGTTTGCCTTTGGGGGACCCCTCTTTTGTCATCTATTTCCCACTAGTTCTGCAGGAGGCCCTGGTGAATAACCTGGGCCGGCCCGGGCCGGTGGCTATTGATCCTCCGGGGCTCAGTAACGCCGTGTAGGAGGCGGGAGATTAGGGGTACCTGGGGTATAAACGGGgagtggtggtggagggggggtgaCAAGGTAGGAGGTTTGTACGAATGGGAGTACGAGGTGGTTgtatgtgggggtgggggtggttgtgtggcacggggcggggggggttgTTAGATATTATGGTAATGCAGAGCTGGGCCTCAGCTGGGAGGTAAGGAGGGTGGCAGGTGTACTTTTTGGGAGCAAAGACCCTCTGGAGTCCCATCAGCACCTTACGATGTCGTGTGTCCGCGCATGCGCATGCgcatgcgcgcgcacgtgtgtgtatataacaAATGTGAAGCAATTACCCTGTCTTTCACGTTTACACCTCAGTGAAGAGGTAAAGGTTAGGGGGGAGTTGAGGGGCGGAGATGGGGGGGGAGGTAGAAGGTGCGGAGCATCAAAGATGAAATAACCAGTCTGGTTAATTTATCATGGGCGTTTGATCCTGCGGGAAAATAATCGCCAATCACAGCCCGAGAAGTGTTGACCCAAAAAACAAAGCATTGAATATTCATCAGGCAATCACaaccgtgcgtgtgcgtgcgcgcgcgcgcaagtATCTCCGCGTTGGAAATCGCGCGGATGTGCGCGCGGACGTGTGCGCCGGTGTGCATGAATGCGCTTCTGTGCGCGTGTTATTGGGAGGCCAGTCATCCATTTCCCTCGGATGGGGGACCATTAGGGGGTCAGCCCATTGTGGCTGTGCCCTGTCCACTTCCAGGAGACATCCATCATGGAGGGGCcccggagccccccccccccccgccttccctCTCCAAGCCCCAGGAGAGGGCCTTAATGAGGGATAGATCGCTCCGCCCGTCTGGGCCTTATGGTGATCGCCCCCAGTACAGTACGAGAGCAGGGACAGGCTGCACCTGAACCCCCGGAAGATCAGCGGCCACGCAAAcaaaaaacccaattaaacaaatataaTCAAACATATTGATACACGCCCGCCTCCTCTCAGCGCCTCCTCGCGCGTCCGTCAGCTCCCCTTTTACGCACGCTGCAGCTATCGCATTTCGCGGTATCGCGCAAAACCTGCGTAAACATGCCAAAAATAGCGGAGTTTTTTGCAAGTGTGACGAGCAAGGCACTGCAAGAATAAAACACGCAAtccgccttcttcttcttcttcttcttcttcttcttcttcttcttcttcttgtttacgCCGCTTCGCTTCCGCTCTCGCGTCAACCAAACTGACCCGTCAGGAAAATCCACGTGGCTGATCCTGTCGCCGCTGACACCGCCGCGGCTCAGTCCCGCCCGGTGTCAAAGCGCTTTGGCAGCCATTCTGCTGCGATTTGCACGGCAATTATTTCCCTGTGTAAAACCAGCAGCAAGACGCCATCAACGccatgttgcctgtcagcggaCGGTGCATGGGAATGGAGTCAAAGGCGCCCATTAACGAGTCTGATGTGCATTGCAAATGAGTCTGCGCCACCGCGACACCCGAGTCTATTCGCAGCCTCGTGAACGCAGCGGGGCGGcacgtggcgcagtggctagcgcctcacagcaaggaggttctgAGTTCCGGCCTTgggtgtcgtcccgggtcgtcctcagtgtggagtttgcatgttccccccgtgtctgtgtgggtttccttcaagtgctccggtttcctcccacagtccaaagacatgtaggtcaggtgggtcGGCCAAACTAGATTGCccctatgtgaatgtgtgtgtgtgtgtgtgtgtgtgtgtgtgtgtgtgtgtgtgtgtgtgtgtgtgtgtgtgtgtgtgtgtgtgtgtgtgtgtgtcggcccggtgtgacggcctggcggcctgtccagggtgtttccccacctgccgcccagtgactgctgggataggctccaccagccccgcgaccctgggagcagtaGTTTGGATcagcggtccccaaccttttttgcgccacggaccggtttaatgtcagacaatattttcacggaccggcctttaaggtgtggcggataaatacacaaaataaaatgatacgaccggcataaaaactgtggtattttctaaatataataataaacgtGAATCCACTGTGTACTCGTATGCAACTTTATTAGCAGCGTCCTCGTAACATCGCGCCAACAACATAAGatgagtaacatcctctctgccGAGTGAGTCATAGACGGATGTAACAGAGGGAAAACGgtagtttttcaaaataaaacatcgtTCAGACTCAGATGATAAATAAAACGGAAATAATGTAAgttatttattctttctctgcGGCCCGGTACCAAATGACCCACGGACCGGTACCGGTCCGCGGCCCGGGGGTTGGGGACCgctggtttggataatagatggatgggagatggatggatggatggatgggtggatggataatggatggatggatggatggatggctggctggatgggtggatggataacggctggatggataatggatggatggatggacggggaatggatggatggatggatggataatggctggatggataatggatgggtgggtgggtgggtgggtggatggacaatggatgaatggatggatggatggatgggtgggtggatggataatggatggatggatggatggatggataatggctggatgtgtgggtgggtggatggataatggatggatggatggatggatggatggatggatggatggatggatggatgaacgcaGCAGACGCCGCGCGCTGTAAATGGTTGACTACTGGAAGTAGTCACGACTTCATAAAAGCAGTGAGAACCCTTCCCAGCGGGGCGAGGGGGCCGAGAGGGACGTGTCTGATGTTTTGGAAACGGGTCTTTGCCTCTTTATGAATTTCCAGAGTCACGTGACTCGGCGGAAATCAATAGAGGTGCAGCGAGCGCCTCGCGCTCTCAGGTTGAAGCCCTTCCAGTAAAGCGAGGGGTCAATAACGCGTCGATAACACCTCGAgaacaaacaacaaaataaaagaagggaaaaaaggaaaagagcCCGGCTTCCTTCCGGTGTCGCCGCGAGGACAACCCGGAGCGTTCGAGTCCTTCACATAAAAGCCGTTTCTACTCTGCTGACGATCCCCCCGGGCTGAGACCAGGGCCAGCGGAGACGTGCGAGGCTGCGCAAACACCGCACCCACCCTTTAACCTCCGTCTACGCTGCTCCTGAtacctcctccctcccttcctcccccgggagcctctctcccccctcacttCGGCTTCCACGGCCCTGCCGCACGTGGGATCTTAAGTTCTAGAGCAGAACATGAAAGgaatggactcctcaagaaaaaaggcaggtacagagagagagagacagagagagacacagagagagacacagagagagagagacacacacagagagacagacagagagcgagagcgagagacagttgcagagacagagagagacagagagagacaggtacagagagggagacagagagagagagagcgcgagagacaggtacagagagagagagagagacagagagcgagagcgagagacaggcacagagagagagacagagagagagcgcgataTCGTTACGTCATGTcagtaaagccatttgaatttgaatttgagatagagacacacagcgagagagacagagagacagagagagacagagacacacacagacagagagacagagagagaaacagacagacagacagacagacagacagacagacacagagacagagagagagcgagagacaggcacagagagacagacagtcagacagaaagagacagcgacacagagggagagagagagacagagagagagcgagaaacaggtacagagagagagagagagagagagagagagagacagagagagacagttacagagagagagagagacagagagagagagcgagagacaggtacagagagagagagagcgagagcgagagacggttgcagagagagagacagagagagagagagagagacagttacagagagagagagacagagagagagcgcgagagacaggtacagagagagagacagagagaggcacagagagagagtcagagagagagagcgatatcgttacgtcatgccagtaaagccatttgaatttgaatttgagatagagagacacacagcgagagacagagagacagagacacacacagacacacacagacagagagacagagagagaaacagacagacagacagacagagagacagagagagagcgagagacaggtacagagagagagcgagagagagagagagaatgagagagagagagagagagagagagagagagagagagagagagagagagagagagagagagagagagagagagagagagagagagagagagagagagagagagagagtcagtacCAGCGGGTGTAACATGAGCTCCCATGTGTCATCATGGCGGTGCGGGGTGAAGCTTCCTGCTAACAGGAGCCGAGCTGACCGGTGCTAACCGCGCTGAAGCTCCAGTCGAGTCAAGGTCAGGGAGGAGTCGGACACATCGATCCCGGCAACACGTCGAGGAAGAAACTTCCAGTCCATCTCCGAGGCCCATCTCTGAGCTGCTCCAGATCCCATCTCCCCCACCGGCGTCCATTAGCGGCTCCTTGTCAGGGGCTCTGATCTCAATTGCCCTTTGGAAGCGAAATGTTTTTCTCCGGAGGGAGCGGGGGAGCAGTGGGGAGGAGGATACAGTACACCTAATCCACCGCGATAGGGTGCGGTGGGGGGAGAATTGTCTATTGATTTGTCATGGTGAAATGCTTTATAGTCAGCCTCTATATGCTATAATGGCTGATGCATTATGTGGACATGGATATGCACTGCAGCGCCTCTGTGGATGGCCTGCAGAGATAAACACGTTTTTCTTGGGGGAAATTTAACAAAAAAATGTCACCACCAAAATATCAAAATGGGAATTGTAACTTGACGGTAGGCTTGCAAAGTTTCTGTTCCCCCATTCTAATGAAAAGAGTCATTCATATATATAcgaagatagatatatagatatctatagcggccctgtgatggactggcggcctgtccagagtgtctccccgcctgccctccaatgactgctgggacaggctccagcatacccgcgacccgaattcggataagcggcttggataatggatatatatatatatatatatatatatatcaatttaTATgtagtagcaaattcggggggcagccgggaaccaccgcagccgggacgtgaacccgggtcgcccacaccacgagcgactatgttaaccaatcgaccacgggcgactacgttaaccagtcgggtAAAGGGTCGATTGGTTAACGTAGAGTCGcccgcgggcgacccgggttcgcgtcccgtctgcggcggttcccggctgcccctcgaATTTGCTGCATTgctgtcaaaagtgggatggtgaggtcgtgaggccatcggaagcgcgt
Proteins encoded in this window:
- the hs3st3l gene encoding heparan sulfate (glucosamine) 3-O-sulfotransferase 3-like, coding for MAAFHFYHHHQHHHHQHHHLPSAEPRRVLHRLMVMSSVGILCFSLVYFLTGCRGTEPTQTPDDDDDAKPAAHELLVSGWLGERNGSVHGAAGAAGNGSGKDWTAGRRLPQALIIGVKKGGTRALLEFLRLHPDVRALGSEPHFFDRHYARGLDWYRSVMPKALDGQIVMEKTPRYFVTVETPARVHAMSQDVKLIVVVRDPVTRAISDYTQIISKTPDIPPFENLAFKNRSAGQIDTMWSPLWIGLYAQHLERWLAWFPRAQIHLVSGEKLISDPSGELGKVQDFLGLQRIITDKHFYFNKTKGFPCLKKPEGSSKPHCLGKTKGRTHASIDPEVVHRLRDFYKPHNQRFYQMAGQDFGWQ